A window of the Henckelia pumila isolate YLH828 chromosome 3, ASM3356847v2, whole genome shotgun sequence genome harbors these coding sequences:
- the LOC140887257 gene encoding putative E3 ubiquitin-protein ligase LIN-1 isoform X4, protein MWTEADKSIELSNNGTKNLSRFPSFFPERVSPRFFTRNQVDDPNATHYSSSDSEAETEVESIDINKETIKPMALFDSQPAHKQKRPFSAEESSRSSPFSVMGDVDSSIGGGKHTPPKDFVCPITTHIFDDPVTLETGQTYERKAIQEWLERGNSTCPITRQKLHTGTVLPKTNYVLKRLIASWKEQNPGSDYSPYGGVQAVSESKFGASIRLASPNSVISQATVDATMSELRLAITDLCTSEVLRDAEMAVLRIERCWQEANADSEMMAMLSKPPVVNGFVETMFNSVDTKVLRSIVFLLTELGSRDDNVIQTLKRVDSDVECFVELFKKGLIEALVLVHLLRPAAESLVDMDIVDYLLEVLDDNANGDVPKMYITAKTAAVILLGQILQNSNEATLTEILKSVLSAKVIEKVLSSLEAERVEEKVAAVSILLRCMLEDGKCRNIIASKAKLAGVLEIFVDVNDYERFEIVHFLSELIKLNRRSLNEQILHILKEEGTFSTMHSLLTYLQNTPQTQSPIVAGLLLQLDLLVEPRKMSIYREEVIDALISSLRNSESPVAQISAAETLLSLQGRFSYSGKSLSRAILLKRAGIDRSYRAFMRKDQRRHNVSADPQDTMEEEKAAEDWEKRVAFVLVSHEFGLLFEALAEGLDNTNEDLYSICLMTASWLVHMLSILPDTGIVGAARVCLLKRFVSIFRSDKNTENRVLSMIALNTFVHDPEGLHDLSVHMKDILKGLRELKKSSVMAFEMLKVLSEEHDTSADLWNHQELCQEDCSENGEVLTITCFKGKLFSGHSDGTIKVWANKGSMIQIIQEVREHTKPVTSLAVLQSTDNLYSGSLDRTVRVWSVEEDGIHFEQVEEMKDQINSLVVANSMACYIPQGAGVKVHTWNNGSSKLLNQNKYAKCLALLQGKLYCGCQDNSIQEIDLVTGTMGNIQNGSKKLIKRASPIYALQVHDGFIYAASSSFDGSIVKIWSTSNYNLVGSLASTMEVRTMAVGSELIYLGCKGGTVEVWCKNKYNKVETLQTCSTTKIHCLALDANHDMLLVGTSEGRIQSWTLS, encoded by the exons ATGTGGACTGAAGCAGATAAGTCGATTGAGCTGAGCAACAACGGGACAAAGAATCTGTCCAGGTTTCCATCCTTTTTCCCCGAGAGAGTTTCGCCTAGATTCTTTACGAGAAATCAAGTTGATGATCCCAATGCCACCCATTATTCTTCCTCAGATTCCGAAGCTGAAACAGAGGTGGAATCAATCGACATTAACAAG GAAACGATCAAACCAATGGCTTTGTTTGACTCCCAACCAGCCCACAAGCAAAAGCGACCTTTTTCGGCTGAAGAATCAAGCCGCAG TTCTCCCTTTTCTGTAATGGGAGATGTCGATAGTAGTATTGGTGGAGGAAAGCATACTCCCCCGAAGGATTTTGTTTGCCCCATAACTACGCATATATTCGATGACCCTGTAACGCTCGAGACGGGGCAGACTTACGAGAGGAAAGCGATTCAAGAATGGCTGGAAAGGGGAAACTCTACTTGTCCCATTACTCGACAGAAGCTGCATACGGGTACTGTGCTGCCTAAGACAAACTACGTGCTCAAACGTCTTATTGCTAGCTGGAAAGAACAGAATCCGGGTTCTGATTATAGTCCATATGGAGGGGTACAAGCGGTTTCGGAATCGAAATTCGGGGCATCAATTCGTTTGGCTTCACCAAATAGTGTAATAAGTCAAGCCACCGTTGATGCAACCATGAGTGAGCTGCGACTTGCGATCACAGACCTTTGTACATCAGAAGTTTTGAGGGATGCTGAAATGGCAGTCCTCAGAATCGAGAGGTGCTGGCAGGAAGCAAATGCAGACTCGGAAATGATGGCCATGCTCTCGAAACCACCGGTGGTTAATGGGTTTGTGGAGACGATGTTCAATTCTGTTGATACGAAAGTCTTGAGGTCGATCGTTTTTCTCTTGACCGAGCTCGGATCAAGAGATGACAATGTTATCCAGACGCTAAAAAGGGTCGATTCCGACGTGGAATGCTTTGTCGAACTTTTCAAGAAAGGCTTGATTGAAGCACTTGTTTTAGTTCACCTCTTAAGGCCTGCGGCTGAAAGCCTTGTTGACATGGATATCGTGGATTATCTTTTGGAAGTACTCGATGATAATGCTAATGGTGATGTTCCTAAGATGTATATCACGGCCAAAACAGCGGCAGTGATTCTGCTTGGGCAGATTCTTCAAAATTCCAACGAAGCAACTCTAACTGAAATCTTGAAAAGTGTACTTTCAGCTAAAGTGATTGAGAAAGTGTTATCTAGTTTGGAAGCTGAACGTGTGGAGGAAAAGGTTGCAGCTGTGAGTATTTTGCTGAGATGCATGCTGGAGGATGGGAAATGCAGGAACATTATTGCTAGTAAAGCCAAATTAGCTGGTGTGTTGGAGATCTTTGTTGATGTAAACGACTATGAACGGTTTGAGATCGTTCATTTTCTGTCTGAACTAATAAAATTGAACAG AAGAAGTTTGAACGAGCAAATCTTGCACATCTTGAAGGAAGAAGGTACCTTCAGCACGATGCATTCTCTTCTTACATATCTACAAAATACCCCGCAGACTCAGTCTCCAATAGTGGCCGGCCTACTTTTGCAACTTGATCTTCTC GTTGAACCGAGAAAGATGAGCATTTATCGAGAAGAGGTCATTGATGCTCTTATTTCGAGTCTCAGAAATTCAGAGTCTCCGGTTGCTCAGATTTCTGCTGCAGAGACATTGCTTTCCCTACAGGGAAGGTTCTCATATTCAGGGAAATCCCTTTCAAGAGCCATTCTTCTTAAACGTGCCGGGATTGACAGGAGTTATCGAGCCTTTATGAGAAAGGATCAGCGTCGTCACAATGTTTCTGCTGATCCTCAGGACACCATG GAAGAAGAGAAAGCTGCTGAAGATTGGGAAAAAAGAGTGGCTTTTGTTCTTGTCAGCCATGAGTTTGGGTTGCTTTTTGAGGCTTTGGCAGAGGGCCTGGACAATACAAATGAGGATTTATATTCAATATGCTTGATGACGGCTAGTTGGCTTGTGCACATGTTGTCCATTCTTCCGGACACAGGGATCGTCGGAGCTGCACGTGTATGTTTGCTCAAGCGATTTGTGTCCATTTTCAGATCCGATAAGAACACCGAAAATAGAGTCTTGTCCATGATTGCCCTCAACACTTTCGTCCACGATCCAG AAGGATTGCATGATCTATCAGTGCACATGAAGGATATTCTGAAAGGATTGAGGGAGCTTAAGAAATCATCTGTCATGGCATTTGAGATGCTAAAGGTCCTCTCAGAAGAGCACGACACAAGCGCC GATCTGTGGAATCATCAAGAATTATGCCAAGAGGATTGCAGCGAGAATGGAGAAGTTCTTACTATAACATGTTTCAAAGGGAAACTTTTCTCTGGCCATTCGGATGGAACTATAAAA GTTTGGGCTAACAAAGGTTCCATGATACAAATCATTCAAGAAGTTCGAGAACACACTAAACCAGTTACAAGCTTGGCGGTACTACAATCAACGGACAACCTGTACAGCGGTTCACTTGATCGCACTGTGAGG GTATGGTCCGTAGAAGAGGATGGAATCCATTTTGAACAAGTTGAGGAGATGAAGGATCAAATAAACAGCCTAGTAGTTGCTAATAGCATGGCTTGCTATATTCCTCAAGGAGCTGGAGTCAAG GTACACACATGGAATAATGGATCCTCAAAATTGCTCAACCAAAATAAGTATGCTAAATGTTTGGCTCTTTTACAAGGAAAATTGTATTGTGGGTGCCAAGATAATAGCATTCAG GAAATTGATTTGGTCACTGGAACAATGGGAAATATTCAAAATGGGTCCAAGAAATTGATCAAAAGAGCCTCTCCTATTTATGCCTTGCAAGTTCATGATGGCTTTATATATGCTGCAagttcttcatttgatggatcgATCGTGAAG ATATGGAGCACTTCAAACTATAATCTGGTTGGATCACTGGCATCGACGATGGAAGTCCGGACGATGGCCGTGGGCTCGGAGCTGATATACTTGGGGTGTAAAGGTGGCACAGTGGAAGTTTGGTGTAAAAACAAGTATAACAAAGTTGAAACTCTTCAAACTTGTTCAACCACAAAAATTCATTGTTTGGCTCTTGATGCCAATCACGATATGTTGCTTGTTGGAACTTCTGAAGGAAGGATTCAG AGTTGgacattgagttga
- the LOC140887257 gene encoding putative E3 ubiquitin-protein ligase LIN isoform X2 yields the protein MAAGTTTPAHILHHTATFFAETLSRPHLRRHVFSAFSNRLPSKSLVFASQTIENAISTTSSSIRSSSLRLAEKLLSRASDNTCLSSFLLSLAYSLSHRPVDASLSLLDVFRADPSLCRREIAPFLFEEMFLSHFLPVLDWYNHHRSNILASNPTPSYNLDSNSDERLSIASNSTTLLSKMSGDQASALKDLERDYEDLLDENCRIFAGYFKEVLLQNKDEKNLVAPPSIFLPIRSNIERGDEIVVSSDEDKKMINSQEFGSTNRRYNPMWTEADKSIELSNNGTKNLSRFPSFFPERVSPRFFTRNQVDDPNATHYSSSDSEAETEETIKPMALFDSQPAHKQKRPFSAEESSRSSPFSVMGDVDSSIGGGKHTPPKDFVCPITTHIFDDPVTLETGQTYERKAIQEWLERGNSTCPITRQKLHTGTVLPKTNYVLKRLIASWKEQNPGSDYSPYGGVQAVSESKFGASIRLASPNSVISQATVDATMSELRLAITDLCTSEVLRDAEMAVLRIERCWQEANADSEMMAMLSKPPVVNGFVETMFNSVDTKVLRSIVFLLTELGSRDDNVIQTLKRVDSDVECFVELFKKGLIEALVLVHLLRPAAESLVDMDIVDYLLEVLDDNANGDVPKMYITAKTAAVILLGQILQNSNEATLTEILKSVLSAKVIEKVLSSLEAERVEEKVAAVSILLRCMLEDGKCRNIIASKAKLAGVLEIFVDVNDYERFEIVHFLSELIKLNRRSLNEQILHILKEEGTFSTMHSLLTYLQNTPQTQSPIVAGLLLQLDLLVEPRKMSIYREEVIDALISSLRNSESPVAQISAAETLLSLQGRFSYSGKSLSRAILLKRAGIDRSYRAFMRKDQRRHNVSADPQDTMEEEKAAEDWEKRVAFVLVSHEFGLLFEALAEGLDNTNEDLYSICLMTASWLVHMLSILPDTGIVGAARVCLLKRFVSIFRSDKNTENRVLSMIALNTFVHDPEGLHDLSVHMKDILKGLRELKKSSVMAFEMLKVLSEEHDTSADLWNHQELCQEDCSENGEVLTITCFKGKLFSGHSDGTIKVWANKGSMIQIIQEVREHTKPVTSLAVLQSTDNLYSGSLDRTVRVWSVEEDGIHFEQVEEMKDQINSLVVANSMACYIPQGAGVKVHTWNNGSSKLLNQNKYAKCLALLQGKLYCGCQDNSIQEIDLVTGTMGNIQNGSKKLIKRASPIYALQVHDGFIYAASSSFDGSIVKIWSTSNYNLVGSLASTMEVRTMAVGSELIYLGCKGGTVEVWCKNKYNKVETLQTCSTTKIHCLALDANHDMLLVGTSEGRIQSWTLS from the exons ATGGCCGCCGGAACCACCACACCGGCACACATACTACACCACACAGCCACCTTCTTCGCCGAAACACTCTCTCGACCCCACCTACGCCGCCATGTTTTCTCCGCTTTCTCCAACAGACTCCCATCCAAATCCCTCGTCTTCGCCTCACAAACCATCGAGAACGCCATCTCCACCACCAGCTCCTCCATACGCTCCTCGTCTCTCCGCCTCGCCGAGAAGCTTCTCTCTAGAGCTTCCGACAACACTTGTCTTTCCTCGTTTCTCCTGTCTCTAGCGTACTCCCTCTCCCACCGTCCCGTGGACGCTTCGCTCAGTCTCCTCGACGTGTTCCGCGCGGACCCTTCTTTGTGCAGAAGAGAGATCGCGCCCTTTCTGTTCGAAGAAATGTTTCTTTCGCATTTCCTCCCCGTACTCGATTGGTACAACCACCACAGATCAAACATCTTGGCCTCTAATCCAACACCATCCTATAATCTTGATTCTAATAGCGACGAACGATTATCCATTGCATCCAACTCCACAACACTGTTGTCGAAAATGAGCGGCGACCAGGCTTCCGCACTCAAGGACTTGGAGAGGGATTACGAGGATTTACTCGACGAGAATTGCAGGATATTTGCGGGTTACTTCAAAGAGGTATTATTGCAGAACAAAGACGAAAAAAATCTCGTAGCTCCACCTTCGATATTCCTGCCAATCAGGAGCAATATTGAAAGGGGTGATGAAATAGTTGTGAGCAGCGATGAAGATAAGAAGATGATCAACAGCCAGGAGTTCGGTTCCACCAACAGACGGTATAAT CCAATGTGGACTGAAGCAGATAAGTCGATTGAGCTGAGCAACAACGGGACAAAGAATCTGTCCAGGTTTCCATCCTTTTTCCCCGAGAGAGTTTCGCCTAGATTCTTTACGAGAAATCAAGTTGATGATCCCAATGCCACCCATTATTCTTCCTCAGATTCCGAAGCTGAAACAGAG GAAACGATCAAACCAATGGCTTTGTTTGACTCCCAACCAGCCCACAAGCAAAAGCGACCTTTTTCGGCTGAAGAATCAAGCCGCAG TTCTCCCTTTTCTGTAATGGGAGATGTCGATAGTAGTATTGGTGGAGGAAAGCATACTCCCCCGAAGGATTTTGTTTGCCCCATAACTACGCATATATTCGATGACCCTGTAACGCTCGAGACGGGGCAGACTTACGAGAGGAAAGCGATTCAAGAATGGCTGGAAAGGGGAAACTCTACTTGTCCCATTACTCGACAGAAGCTGCATACGGGTACTGTGCTGCCTAAGACAAACTACGTGCTCAAACGTCTTATTGCTAGCTGGAAAGAACAGAATCCGGGTTCTGATTATAGTCCATATGGAGGGGTACAAGCGGTTTCGGAATCGAAATTCGGGGCATCAATTCGTTTGGCTTCACCAAATAGTGTAATAAGTCAAGCCACCGTTGATGCAACCATGAGTGAGCTGCGACTTGCGATCACAGACCTTTGTACATCAGAAGTTTTGAGGGATGCTGAAATGGCAGTCCTCAGAATCGAGAGGTGCTGGCAGGAAGCAAATGCAGACTCGGAAATGATGGCCATGCTCTCGAAACCACCGGTGGTTAATGGGTTTGTGGAGACGATGTTCAATTCTGTTGATACGAAAGTCTTGAGGTCGATCGTTTTTCTCTTGACCGAGCTCGGATCAAGAGATGACAATGTTATCCAGACGCTAAAAAGGGTCGATTCCGACGTGGAATGCTTTGTCGAACTTTTCAAGAAAGGCTTGATTGAAGCACTTGTTTTAGTTCACCTCTTAAGGCCTGCGGCTGAAAGCCTTGTTGACATGGATATCGTGGATTATCTTTTGGAAGTACTCGATGATAATGCTAATGGTGATGTTCCTAAGATGTATATCACGGCCAAAACAGCGGCAGTGATTCTGCTTGGGCAGATTCTTCAAAATTCCAACGAAGCAACTCTAACTGAAATCTTGAAAAGTGTACTTTCAGCTAAAGTGATTGAGAAAGTGTTATCTAGTTTGGAAGCTGAACGTGTGGAGGAAAAGGTTGCAGCTGTGAGTATTTTGCTGAGATGCATGCTGGAGGATGGGAAATGCAGGAACATTATTGCTAGTAAAGCCAAATTAGCTGGTGTGTTGGAGATCTTTGTTGATGTAAACGACTATGAACGGTTTGAGATCGTTCATTTTCTGTCTGAACTAATAAAATTGAACAG AAGAAGTTTGAACGAGCAAATCTTGCACATCTTGAAGGAAGAAGGTACCTTCAGCACGATGCATTCTCTTCTTACATATCTACAAAATACCCCGCAGACTCAGTCTCCAATAGTGGCCGGCCTACTTTTGCAACTTGATCTTCTC GTTGAACCGAGAAAGATGAGCATTTATCGAGAAGAGGTCATTGATGCTCTTATTTCGAGTCTCAGAAATTCAGAGTCTCCGGTTGCTCAGATTTCTGCTGCAGAGACATTGCTTTCCCTACAGGGAAGGTTCTCATATTCAGGGAAATCCCTTTCAAGAGCCATTCTTCTTAAACGTGCCGGGATTGACAGGAGTTATCGAGCCTTTATGAGAAAGGATCAGCGTCGTCACAATGTTTCTGCTGATCCTCAGGACACCATG GAAGAAGAGAAAGCTGCTGAAGATTGGGAAAAAAGAGTGGCTTTTGTTCTTGTCAGCCATGAGTTTGGGTTGCTTTTTGAGGCTTTGGCAGAGGGCCTGGACAATACAAATGAGGATTTATATTCAATATGCTTGATGACGGCTAGTTGGCTTGTGCACATGTTGTCCATTCTTCCGGACACAGGGATCGTCGGAGCTGCACGTGTATGTTTGCTCAAGCGATTTGTGTCCATTTTCAGATCCGATAAGAACACCGAAAATAGAGTCTTGTCCATGATTGCCCTCAACACTTTCGTCCACGATCCAG AAGGATTGCATGATCTATCAGTGCACATGAAGGATATTCTGAAAGGATTGAGGGAGCTTAAGAAATCATCTGTCATGGCATTTGAGATGCTAAAGGTCCTCTCAGAAGAGCACGACACAAGCGCC GATCTGTGGAATCATCAAGAATTATGCCAAGAGGATTGCAGCGAGAATGGAGAAGTTCTTACTATAACATGTTTCAAAGGGAAACTTTTCTCTGGCCATTCGGATGGAACTATAAAA GTTTGGGCTAACAAAGGTTCCATGATACAAATCATTCAAGAAGTTCGAGAACACACTAAACCAGTTACAAGCTTGGCGGTACTACAATCAACGGACAACCTGTACAGCGGTTCACTTGATCGCACTGTGAGG GTATGGTCCGTAGAAGAGGATGGAATCCATTTTGAACAAGTTGAGGAGATGAAGGATCAAATAAACAGCCTAGTAGTTGCTAATAGCATGGCTTGCTATATTCCTCAAGGAGCTGGAGTCAAG GTACACACATGGAATAATGGATCCTCAAAATTGCTCAACCAAAATAAGTATGCTAAATGTTTGGCTCTTTTACAAGGAAAATTGTATTGTGGGTGCCAAGATAATAGCATTCAG GAAATTGATTTGGTCACTGGAACAATGGGAAATATTCAAAATGGGTCCAAGAAATTGATCAAAAGAGCCTCTCCTATTTATGCCTTGCAAGTTCATGATGGCTTTATATATGCTGCAagttcttcatttgatggatcgATCGTGAAG ATATGGAGCACTTCAAACTATAATCTGGTTGGATCACTGGCATCGACGATGGAAGTCCGGACGATGGCCGTGGGCTCGGAGCTGATATACTTGGGGTGTAAAGGTGGCACAGTGGAAGTTTGGTGTAAAAACAAGTATAACAAAGTTGAAACTCTTCAAACTTGTTCAACCACAAAAATTCATTGTTTGGCTCTTGATGCCAATCACGATATGTTGCTTGTTGGAACTTCTGAAGGAAGGATTCAG AGTTGgacattgagttga
- the LOC140887257 gene encoding putative E3 ubiquitin-protein ligase LIN-1 isoform X1 has translation MAAGTTTPAHILHHTATFFAETLSRPHLRRHVFSAFSNRLPSKSLVFASQTIENAISTTSSSIRSSSLRLAEKLLSRASDNTCLSSFLLSLAYSLSHRPVDASLSLLDVFRADPSLCRREIAPFLFEEMFLSHFLPVLDWYNHHRSNILASNPTPSYNLDSNSDERLSIASNSTTLLSKMSGDQASALKDLERDYEDLLDENCRIFAGYFKEVLLQNKDEKNLVAPPSIFLPIRSNIERGDEIVVSSDEDKKMINSQEFGSTNRRYNPMWTEADKSIELSNNGTKNLSRFPSFFPERVSPRFFTRNQVDDPNATHYSSSDSEAETEVESIDINKETIKPMALFDSQPAHKQKRPFSAEESSRSSPFSVMGDVDSSIGGGKHTPPKDFVCPITTHIFDDPVTLETGQTYERKAIQEWLERGNSTCPITRQKLHTGTVLPKTNYVLKRLIASWKEQNPGSDYSPYGGVQAVSESKFGASIRLASPNSVISQATVDATMSELRLAITDLCTSEVLRDAEMAVLRIERCWQEANADSEMMAMLSKPPVVNGFVETMFNSVDTKVLRSIVFLLTELGSRDDNVIQTLKRVDSDVECFVELFKKGLIEALVLVHLLRPAAESLVDMDIVDYLLEVLDDNANGDVPKMYITAKTAAVILLGQILQNSNEATLTEILKSVLSAKVIEKVLSSLEAERVEEKVAAVSILLRCMLEDGKCRNIIASKAKLAGVLEIFVDVNDYERFEIVHFLSELIKLNRRSLNEQILHILKEEGTFSTMHSLLTYLQNTPQTQSPIVAGLLLQLDLLVEPRKMSIYREEVIDALISSLRNSESPVAQISAAETLLSLQGRFSYSGKSLSRAILLKRAGIDRSYRAFMRKDQRRHNVSADPQDTMEEEKAAEDWEKRVAFVLVSHEFGLLFEALAEGLDNTNEDLYSICLMTASWLVHMLSILPDTGIVGAARVCLLKRFVSIFRSDKNTENRVLSMIALNTFVHDPEGLHDLSVHMKDILKGLRELKKSSVMAFEMLKVLSEEHDTSADLWNHQELCQEDCSENGEVLTITCFKGKLFSGHSDGTIKVWANKGSMIQIIQEVREHTKPVTSLAVLQSTDNLYSGSLDRTVRVWSVEEDGIHFEQVEEMKDQINSLVVANSMACYIPQGAGVKVHTWNNGSSKLLNQNKYAKCLALLQGKLYCGCQDNSIQEIDLVTGTMGNIQNGSKKLIKRASPIYALQVHDGFIYAASSSFDGSIVKIWSTSNYNLVGSLASTMEVRTMAVGSELIYLGCKGGTVEVWCKNKYNKVETLQTCSTTKIHCLALDANHDMLLVGTSEGRIQSWTLS, from the exons ATGGCCGCCGGAACCACCACACCGGCACACATACTACACCACACAGCCACCTTCTTCGCCGAAACACTCTCTCGACCCCACCTACGCCGCCATGTTTTCTCCGCTTTCTCCAACAGACTCCCATCCAAATCCCTCGTCTTCGCCTCACAAACCATCGAGAACGCCATCTCCACCACCAGCTCCTCCATACGCTCCTCGTCTCTCCGCCTCGCCGAGAAGCTTCTCTCTAGAGCTTCCGACAACACTTGTCTTTCCTCGTTTCTCCTGTCTCTAGCGTACTCCCTCTCCCACCGTCCCGTGGACGCTTCGCTCAGTCTCCTCGACGTGTTCCGCGCGGACCCTTCTTTGTGCAGAAGAGAGATCGCGCCCTTTCTGTTCGAAGAAATGTTTCTTTCGCATTTCCTCCCCGTACTCGATTGGTACAACCACCACAGATCAAACATCTTGGCCTCTAATCCAACACCATCCTATAATCTTGATTCTAATAGCGACGAACGATTATCCATTGCATCCAACTCCACAACACTGTTGTCGAAAATGAGCGGCGACCAGGCTTCCGCACTCAAGGACTTGGAGAGGGATTACGAGGATTTACTCGACGAGAATTGCAGGATATTTGCGGGTTACTTCAAAGAGGTATTATTGCAGAACAAAGACGAAAAAAATCTCGTAGCTCCACCTTCGATATTCCTGCCAATCAGGAGCAATATTGAAAGGGGTGATGAAATAGTTGTGAGCAGCGATGAAGATAAGAAGATGATCAACAGCCAGGAGTTCGGTTCCACCAACAGACGGTATAAT CCAATGTGGACTGAAGCAGATAAGTCGATTGAGCTGAGCAACAACGGGACAAAGAATCTGTCCAGGTTTCCATCCTTTTTCCCCGAGAGAGTTTCGCCTAGATTCTTTACGAGAAATCAAGTTGATGATCCCAATGCCACCCATTATTCTTCCTCAGATTCCGAAGCTGAAACAGAGGTGGAATCAATCGACATTAACAAG GAAACGATCAAACCAATGGCTTTGTTTGACTCCCAACCAGCCCACAAGCAAAAGCGACCTTTTTCGGCTGAAGAATCAAGCCGCAG TTCTCCCTTTTCTGTAATGGGAGATGTCGATAGTAGTATTGGTGGAGGAAAGCATACTCCCCCGAAGGATTTTGTTTGCCCCATAACTACGCATATATTCGATGACCCTGTAACGCTCGAGACGGGGCAGACTTACGAGAGGAAAGCGATTCAAGAATGGCTGGAAAGGGGAAACTCTACTTGTCCCATTACTCGACAGAAGCTGCATACGGGTACTGTGCTGCCTAAGACAAACTACGTGCTCAAACGTCTTATTGCTAGCTGGAAAGAACAGAATCCGGGTTCTGATTATAGTCCATATGGAGGGGTACAAGCGGTTTCGGAATCGAAATTCGGGGCATCAATTCGTTTGGCTTCACCAAATAGTGTAATAAGTCAAGCCACCGTTGATGCAACCATGAGTGAGCTGCGACTTGCGATCACAGACCTTTGTACATCAGAAGTTTTGAGGGATGCTGAAATGGCAGTCCTCAGAATCGAGAGGTGCTGGCAGGAAGCAAATGCAGACTCGGAAATGATGGCCATGCTCTCGAAACCACCGGTGGTTAATGGGTTTGTGGAGACGATGTTCAATTCTGTTGATACGAAAGTCTTGAGGTCGATCGTTTTTCTCTTGACCGAGCTCGGATCAAGAGATGACAATGTTATCCAGACGCTAAAAAGGGTCGATTCCGACGTGGAATGCTTTGTCGAACTTTTCAAGAAAGGCTTGATTGAAGCACTTGTTTTAGTTCACCTCTTAAGGCCTGCGGCTGAAAGCCTTGTTGACATGGATATCGTGGATTATCTTTTGGAAGTACTCGATGATAATGCTAATGGTGATGTTCCTAAGATGTATATCACGGCCAAAACAGCGGCAGTGATTCTGCTTGGGCAGATTCTTCAAAATTCCAACGAAGCAACTCTAACTGAAATCTTGAAAAGTGTACTTTCAGCTAAAGTGATTGAGAAAGTGTTATCTAGTTTGGAAGCTGAACGTGTGGAGGAAAAGGTTGCAGCTGTGAGTATTTTGCTGAGATGCATGCTGGAGGATGGGAAATGCAGGAACATTATTGCTAGTAAAGCCAAATTAGCTGGTGTGTTGGAGATCTTTGTTGATGTAAACGACTATGAACGGTTTGAGATCGTTCATTTTCTGTCTGAACTAATAAAATTGAACAG AAGAAGTTTGAACGAGCAAATCTTGCACATCTTGAAGGAAGAAGGTACCTTCAGCACGATGCATTCTCTTCTTACATATCTACAAAATACCCCGCAGACTCAGTCTCCAATAGTGGCCGGCCTACTTTTGCAACTTGATCTTCTC GTTGAACCGAGAAAGATGAGCATTTATCGAGAAGAGGTCATTGATGCTCTTATTTCGAGTCTCAGAAATTCAGAGTCTCCGGTTGCTCAGATTTCTGCTGCAGAGACATTGCTTTCCCTACAGGGAAGGTTCTCATATTCAGGGAAATCCCTTTCAAGAGCCATTCTTCTTAAACGTGCCGGGATTGACAGGAGTTATCGAGCCTTTATGAGAAAGGATCAGCGTCGTCACAATGTTTCTGCTGATCCTCAGGACACCATG GAAGAAGAGAAAGCTGCTGAAGATTGGGAAAAAAGAGTGGCTTTTGTTCTTGTCAGCCATGAGTTTGGGTTGCTTTTTGAGGCTTTGGCAGAGGGCCTGGACAATACAAATGAGGATTTATATTCAATATGCTTGATGACGGCTAGTTGGCTTGTGCACATGTTGTCCATTCTTCCGGACACAGGGATCGTCGGAGCTGCACGTGTATGTTTGCTCAAGCGATTTGTGTCCATTTTCAGATCCGATAAGAACACCGAAAATAGAGTCTTGTCCATGATTGCCCTCAACACTTTCGTCCACGATCCAG AAGGATTGCATGATCTATCAGTGCACATGAAGGATATTCTGAAAGGATTGAGGGAGCTTAAGAAATCATCTGTCATGGCATTTGAGATGCTAAAGGTCCTCTCAGAAGAGCACGACACAAGCGCC GATCTGTGGAATCATCAAGAATTATGCCAAGAGGATTGCAGCGAGAATGGAGAAGTTCTTACTATAACATGTTTCAAAGGGAAACTTTTCTCTGGCCATTCGGATGGAACTATAAAA GTTTGGGCTAACAAAGGTTCCATGATACAAATCATTCAAGAAGTTCGAGAACACACTAAACCAGTTACAAGCTTGGCGGTACTACAATCAACGGACAACCTGTACAGCGGTTCACTTGATCGCACTGTGAGG GTATGGTCCGTAGAAGAGGATGGAATCCATTTTGAACAAGTTGAGGAGATGAAGGATCAAATAAACAGCCTAGTAGTTGCTAATAGCATGGCTTGCTATATTCCTCAAGGAGCTGGAGTCAAG GTACACACATGGAATAATGGATCCTCAAAATTGCTCAACCAAAATAAGTATGCTAAATGTTTGGCTCTTTTACAAGGAAAATTGTATTGTGGGTGCCAAGATAATAGCATTCAG GAAATTGATTTGGTCACTGGAACAATGGGAAATATTCAAAATGGGTCCAAGAAATTGATCAAAAGAGCCTCTCCTATTTATGCCTTGCAAGTTCATGATGGCTTTATATATGCTGCAagttcttcatttgatggatcgATCGTGAAG ATATGGAGCACTTCAAACTATAATCTGGTTGGATCACTGGCATCGACGATGGAAGTCCGGACGATGGCCGTGGGCTCGGAGCTGATATACTTGGGGTGTAAAGGTGGCACAGTGGAAGTTTGGTGTAAAAACAAGTATAACAAAGTTGAAACTCTTCAAACTTGTTCAACCACAAAAATTCATTGTTTGGCTCTTGATGCCAATCACGATATGTTGCTTGTTGGAACTTCTGAAGGAAGGATTCAG AGTTGgacattgagttga